From one Phycisphaerae bacterium genomic stretch:
- a CDS encoding efflux RND transporter periplasmic adaptor subunit has protein sequence MTERATPTTQELRSILMRWSLVLFACGLFAVWATWRLSGAAERLPSQGTTSTTKSLEEREVEYWTCSMHPQVRESHAGKCPICGMELVPQYEGNEEIGLQPASSSSLMQTGGHEHSENAEETSPDQAWYRCTMPECGDQGSSDPNSRCPVCGMKRERIDTGGNGTGSFEIKLSDRARRLAEVETEPVRERLLFRRIRTVGRIAYDETRYKMVSAWVGGRIDRLFADFTGMHVTKGDHLVEIYSPELLSSQEEYLQALRATRPQAGASGTLTRRNGDQLLDAARRKLELLGITDDQIAAIERSGQPLMHLVIYAPLGGTVLAKQAMEGMYVKTGDPLYTIADLRNLWLLVDLYEPDLPWVKPFQQVRVTTRSLPGETFTGEIFFVDPSVDPKTRTVDVRIHVDNPDLRLKPGMWVTAEIEAALGPDGEGTIPAPRGAYACPMHPWETADEPGPCPLCQMTMVPVGELPQYSKPTSPFPVLSAPRDAVMQTGERALVYVETAPATYRGVEVTLGPLAQAEDGEGYYPIFSGLRSGEPVVTRGNFAIDSQMQLAGKPSLFTVRGFAVDDSDPMKARGESAPVGQSSAGQSAIVQTHCPVMGGEIDPTVFIDYKGAKIYFCCWGCDEKFRAEPEKYIPKLPESIQKQIRDADSRDTEKQTLCPVMGGEIDPKVYTDFHGVRIYFCCPPCIDKFTSEPEKYIDNLPKTVAEKIRQSRSHGG, from the coding sequence ATGACCGAAAGAGCAACTCCAACAACACAGGAGCTCCGCTCCATTCTCATGCGATGGTCCCTTGTTCTCTTCGCCTGCGGACTCTTCGCCGTTTGGGCGACCTGGCGACTGTCCGGCGCAGCCGAGCGGCTGCCATCTCAAGGAACAACGTCGACGACAAAGTCCCTCGAAGAGCGGGAAGTCGAGTACTGGACATGTTCGATGCATCCGCAAGTACGAGAGTCCCACGCGGGCAAGTGTCCCATCTGTGGCATGGAGCTCGTTCCCCAATACGAGGGGAACGAGGAAATCGGCCTCCAACCCGCGTCATCGTCGAGCCTCATGCAAACCGGGGGTCATGAACACAGTGAAAACGCGGAGGAAACTAGCCCCGACCAGGCATGGTACCGATGCACAATGCCGGAATGCGGCGATCAGGGTAGTTCCGATCCGAACAGCCGCTGCCCAGTCTGCGGCATGAAGCGCGAGCGCATCGACACCGGCGGCAACGGTACAGGCTCGTTCGAGATCAAGCTGAGCGACCGCGCCCGCCGACTTGCCGAGGTCGAAACCGAACCCGTTCGAGAGAGACTCCTATTCAGGCGCATTCGCACCGTGGGCCGGATCGCATATGACGAGACAAGATACAAAATGGTCAGTGCCTGGGTTGGCGGACGGATCGACAGGCTCTTCGCCGACTTCACCGGCATGCACGTGACCAAAGGGGATCATCTCGTTGAGATTTACAGCCCGGAGTTGCTCTCCTCGCAGGAGGAGTACCTCCAGGCCCTGCGCGCCACCCGGCCCCAAGCAGGTGCTTCCGGTACGCTGACGCGCCGCAACGGAGACCAGCTCCTCGATGCCGCTCGGCGGAAACTCGAATTGCTCGGCATCACGGACGATCAGATCGCAGCCATTGAGCGATCGGGGCAACCCTTGATGCATCTGGTCATCTACGCTCCCCTGGGCGGGACCGTTCTCGCCAAACAGGCCATGGAGGGCATGTACGTCAAGACGGGCGATCCGCTCTATACCATTGCGGATCTGCGCAATCTCTGGCTGCTCGTCGACCTTTACGAACCAGACCTGCCCTGGGTCAAGCCGTTTCAGCAAGTGCGTGTGACCACGCGCTCACTGCCCGGCGAGACGTTCACGGGAGAAATCTTCTTCGTCGATCCTTCCGTCGATCCCAAGACCAGAACGGTGGACGTGCGCATTCATGTCGACAATCCGGATTTGCGTCTCAAGCCCGGGATGTGGGTCACGGCGGAGATCGAAGCGGCATTGGGCCCCGATGGAGAAGGGACCATTCCGGCGCCGAGGGGCGCGTATGCCTGCCCGATGCATCCATGGGAAACGGCGGACGAACCCGGCCCTTGTCCGCTTTGCCAGATGACGATGGTTCCTGTCGGCGAGCTGCCCCAGTACTCGAAGCCCACCAGTCCATTCCCCGTGCTCAGCGCCCCGCGCGATGCAGTCATGCAGACCGGCGAGCGTGCGCTCGTCTACGTCGAAACGGCTCCCGCCACGTACCGCGGCGTCGAGGTCACCCTCGGTCCGCTCGCGCAGGCAGAGGACGGCGAGGGGTATTACCCGATTTTCTCCGGTCTTCGTAGCGGCGAGCCGGTTGTCACCCGCGGAAATTTCGCCATCGACAGCCAGATGCAGCTAGCTGGTAAGCCGAGTTTGTTCACGGTCCGCGGATTTGCAGTCGACGATTCCGATCCCATGAAGGCGCGTGGCGAATCCGCTCCCGTCGGTCAATCCTCTGCTGGACAGAGCGCAATCGTCCAGACGCACTGCCCGGTCATGGGAGGCGAAATCGATCCGACAGTATTTATCGATTACAAGGGTGCCAAGATCTACTTCTGCTGTTGGGGTTGTGATGAGAAGTTCCGAGCGGAACCCGAGAAGTACATTCCCAAGCTGCCGGAGTCGATCCAGAAACAGATTCGCGACGCCGATTCGCGGGATACAGAAAAGCAAACGCTTTGTCCGGTGATGGGGGGTGAGATCGACCCGAAAGTCTACACGGATTTCCACGGGGTCCGAATCTACTTTTGCTGTCCACCTTGCATCGACAAGTTCACGTCCGAGCCCGAGAAGTA
- a CDS encoding TolC family protein, with translation MNRFVHRACLVRIFLPAGVLVTGCATFNKTQSEVTRALHDWQRPRAAWGEMRPAHQQSPPELGESKEVFSAEPARPIDQYVQQALRNNPGIQAAISDTQAKLRRIPQVTSLPDPTIRAAVRPEPIQTAAGDMYFTLGVNQTIPLLARLERAGNVAAAEARVALEQLNMRRQQLVADVETAFWQVYRIDRFLEITRENRQLIEDLRSVVETRYKVGGVPQQDLLRVDTELGKLRDDEFRLGKQRNAAAASLNQLRAQPAQSDVRQTTATPARDIAGDVDRVMALATDHNPSLAMLQRRIDQNQEQLELARLGYWPDISLGFEWNYLEGRDAYIPPLNITTGQRPPINRKSEVGDDNWALTFQVNLPIWSGRVQGAIHEARERLASSESELADARNKTAFRVFDAWSRIQASRHSLEVLNAELIPEARQAYEVTLIGYQSGNADFVTLIDAWRRWLEFELMRHRETANLETAFAELQREAGVQLIPDSDADASTGE, from the coding sequence ATGAATAGGTTTGTCCATCGCGCTTGTCTCGTGCGCATTTTTCTCCCGGCCGGCGTCCTCGTCACCGGATGCGCCACATTCAACAAGACGCAAAGCGAAGTGACTCGCGCTCTCCACGATTGGCAACGACCCCGGGCGGCGTGGGGGGAAATGCGACCTGCCCATCAGCAATCGCCCCCAGAGCTCGGCGAATCCAAGGAAGTCTTCTCGGCGGAACCGGCTCGACCAATTGACCAATATGTCCAACAGGCTTTGAGGAACAACCCGGGTATCCAGGCGGCCATATCCGATACCCAGGCGAAGCTTCGAAGGATTCCGCAGGTCACTTCGCTTCCAGACCCCACGATTCGCGCGGCTGTCCGGCCAGAGCCAATCCAGACGGCCGCAGGGGATATGTACTTCACACTGGGTGTTAACCAGACCATCCCCCTCCTGGCCAGGCTTGAGCGAGCGGGTAATGTCGCCGCCGCGGAAGCTCGCGTCGCGCTCGAGCAACTCAACATGCGCCGCCAGCAACTTGTCGCGGATGTCGAGACTGCCTTCTGGCAGGTTTATCGCATCGATCGCTTCCTCGAGATTACTCGCGAGAACCGGCAACTGATCGAGGATCTGCGGAGTGTCGTCGAGACGCGGTACAAAGTTGGCGGGGTTCCGCAACAGGACCTGCTTCGCGTCGATACGGAACTCGGCAAGCTTCGCGACGACGAGTTTCGTCTTGGCAAACAGAGGAATGCCGCCGCGGCTTCACTGAATCAACTGCGGGCTCAGCCAGCACAGAGCGATGTACGCCAGACTACAGCTACTCCGGCTCGCGACATCGCCGGCGATGTGGATCGCGTGATGGCGCTGGCCACCGATCACAATCCCTCGCTGGCGATGCTTCAACGGCGCATTGATCAGAACCAGGAGCAATTGGAACTCGCCCGATTGGGATACTGGCCTGATATCTCCCTGGGTTTTGAATGGAACTATCTAGAAGGCAGGGACGCGTATATTCCGCCGCTCAATATCACGACCGGTCAACGCCCCCCGATCAACCGCAAGAGCGAGGTTGGCGACGACAACTGGGCCCTGACGTTTCAAGTCAATCTCCCAATCTGGTCCGGCCGAGTTCAGGGAGCGATACATGAAGCCCGTGAACGGCTGGCTTCCTCGGAGAGCGAGTTGGCCGACGCCCGGAACAAAACCGCGTTTCGCGTGTTTGACGCCTGGTCGCGCATCCAGGCCTCTCGTCACTCGCTCGAGGTTCTGAATGCCGAACTGATCCCTGAAGCGCGTCAGGCCTACGAGGTTACGCTCATTGGCTATCAGTCGGGCAATGCTGACTTCGTTACGCTGATCGACGCATGGCGACGCTGGCTCGAGTTCGAACTGATGCGGCACCGAGAGACAGCCAACCTCGAGACGGCCTTTGCAGAGCTGCAGCGCGAGGCAGGCGTGCAACTGATACCTGACAGCGACGCGGACGCGTCGACCGGAGAATAG
- a CDS encoding rhodanese-like domain-containing protein yields MQPIDIDKLMELRKQKTDLAVINVLPSERFRRRHIPNSQKIPLGASDFAEQVEKAAGGRDRPVVVYCASEDCDASPKAAANLESAGFTDVYDFTGGMEAWQEAGRPVQAGWSPED; encoded by the coding sequence ATGCAACCTATTGATATCGATAAACTAATGGAACTTCGAAAGCAGAAGACCGACTTGGCGGTTATCAACGTGCTGCCCAGCGAACGATTCCGCCGACGCCATATTCCCAATTCTCAGAAGATTCCACTGGGCGCGTCGGATTTTGCTGAACAGGTGGAGAAAGCTGCCGGCGGGCGCGACAGGCCTGTGGTCGTATATTGCGCTAGCGAGGATTGCGATGCGTCGCCGAAGGCCGCCGCCAACCTCGAGAGCGCCGGCTTCACGGACGTGTACGACTTCACCGGCGGGATGGAGGCGTGGCAGGAAGCCGGCAGGCCCGTTCAGGCCGGGTGGAGCCCCGAAGACTGA
- a CDS encoding TrkA C-terminal domain-containing protein: MIAAISLLVALSISILINRIATAALTHTGLSRESARFQARSAFSGVGFTTNEAENVVNHPVRRKILMFLMLLGNAGIITVISSMILTFVDPRNSESSLLLRAAVIVAGIAVLWTASYSKWLDQHLSRIIRWALARWTDLDVRDYASLLHLGGDYSVMELLVQPNDWMSGRTLAELGLREEGVLVLGIQPRSDAYVGAPTRNTRIHPGDTMLLYGRDRTLASLDRRKKEIGGQLAHVDAVAEQRRIEEETDRTLEKRERSLGDVGESGGSAVAGDQ, from the coding sequence ATGATCGCCGCAATTTCATTGCTGGTCGCACTGAGCATATCCATCCTCATCAATCGAATTGCAACGGCGGCGCTGACGCATACCGGACTTTCGCGAGAGTCCGCTCGCTTTCAAGCCCGTTCGGCTTTTTCCGGCGTGGGTTTCACGACGAACGAAGCAGAGAACGTGGTCAACCATCCCGTTCGCCGAAAGATACTCATGTTCTTGATGCTCTTGGGAAACGCGGGAATTATCACCGTTATTTCCTCGATGATCTTGACCTTCGTTGATCCCCGTAATAGCGAGTCGAGCCTTCTGCTGCGCGCCGCCGTCATCGTGGCTGGAATTGCTGTTCTCTGGACCGCGTCCTACAGCAAGTGGCTTGATCAGCACCTCTCGCGCATCATCCGCTGGGCGCTGGCTCGCTGGACTGATCTCGACGTGCGCGACTACGCCAGCCTGCTGCATCTCGGGGGAGACTACTCGGTCATGGAACTTCTGGTGCAGCCGAACGACTGGATGTCCGGACGAACACTGGCCGAACTCGGCCTGCGCGAGGAGGGTGTACTCGTTCTGGGAATCCAGCCTCGAAGCGATGCTTATGTTGGGGCGCCGACCCGCAACACGCGGATTCATCCGGGTGATACGATGCTGCTCTACGGGCGCGATCGCACGCTGGCGTCATTGGACCGTCGGAAGAAGGAAATCGGCGGACAGCTTGCCCATGTGGATGCCGTTGCCGAGCAGCGTCGAATTGAAGAGGAAACGGATCGCACACTGGAAAAGCGTGAGCGGTCCTTGGGTGATGTCGGGGAAAGCGGCGGATCAGCCGTTGCAGGCGATCAATGA
- a CDS encoding efflux RND transporter permease subunit, which translates to MNLPRACVNRPITTTMITLIVIVIGAFALHRLRIDLLPSVELPTLTIRTEYRGASPEVIEQQVTQIIEEIVATVTGVKEISSTLEEGRSSVRVTFAWGTEIDEAAIDVRSTLEDELNELPEEIERPRIRKFDVASFPVVLLGVSSDMDPVELTELVEDQVRYRFGRIPGVAQVDLWGGFNREIRIEIDETKINALNIPLNLVLSAVRDANLDLPAGRIEQGRYEVTLRAPAEFEDMSEIRGTVVAMRQGAPVTIGQIARVLDTYERLTEIERINGVRGIRVAIRKEATANTVEVSRRILEEIREINAAYPHIKVVPVINQGNFIERSIANVARSVFYGGGLAIVVLLLFLRNIRSTIVISLAIPISVIATFAVLFFGGFTLNLMTLGGLALGVGMMVDNSIVVLENIFRRRDQEHEGKYEAAVRGTGEVASAVIASTITTLVIFLPLVFVRGVTGILFQELAFVIVFSLACSLLVSLTLIPMLASRLVESPEELHRRHAGRWAWIGRLSDMSERAFDALNDAYANLLRSVLSARILTCVTAAVLLGASLLLIPLIGTEFLPPSDEGEVRVSGEMEVGTKLELVDRQTRRMEEIVTEAVPEAVAIVAEAQENAEADLRISLLPVAQRTRSNIAVADDLRGRLLGNIPGMEIRVRAPQGQFLLDRILGGSEGIIVEIRGYELGVLDALAERAAERIRDVPGVTDIDISRKAGIPQEELSVNREKAADLGLSVRDVAEALETAVAGTEAGEFRSAGDSHRILVQLQDAEKKSIDEVLDLTLSTSSGEQVALRNVVSTTASRGPIQIDRKDQQRLATVTANIADRDLGSVASDIQAMLAAIPRPAGYEFRLAGNYEEQQEAFQELLLTLAMAVVLVYMVLACQYESLRDPIVVMMSVPMAVIGVLVTLFLTDTTLNIQSYIGCIMLGGIVVNNAILLVDQAGRLRREGMDTRAAVSVAGRRRLRPILMTTTTTILGLLPLALGIGEGADAQAPLARAVVGGLLFSTLVTLVLVPAVYSLIHSDSLMQKAGNVDPAAPAEGGHAH; encoded by the coding sequence ATGAATCTCCCGCGCGCCTGCGTAAACCGACCCATTACGACAACCATGATCACGTTGATCGTGATCGTGATCGGCGCCTTCGCACTGCACCGTTTGCGCATCGATCTTCTGCCCTCCGTCGAGCTCCCCACGCTGACCATTCGAACCGAGTACCGTGGGGCTAGCCCGGAGGTCATCGAGCAGCAGGTCACGCAAATCATCGAGGAGATCGTCGCCACCGTTACCGGCGTCAAGGAGATTTCGAGTACGTTGGAAGAAGGGCGGAGCTCCGTCCGAGTTACGTTCGCATGGGGCACCGAGATCGACGAGGCGGCAATCGATGTCCGATCCACGCTCGAGGACGAGCTAAACGAACTGCCGGAGGAGATCGAGCGTCCCCGCATACGCAAGTTTGACGTCGCCAGCTTTCCCGTGGTCCTGCTCGGTGTTTCGAGCGACATGGACCCCGTCGAGCTCACGGAACTTGTCGAGGACCAGGTCCGCTATCGATTCGGCCGCATTCCCGGCGTAGCCCAGGTGGACCTGTGGGGAGGATTCAATCGCGAGATTCGCATCGAGATAGACGAAACCAAAATCAATGCTCTCAACATCCCCCTGAATCTCGTTCTCTCCGCAGTGCGAGACGCCAACCTGGACCTTCCCGCCGGACGTATCGAACAGGGGCGCTACGAAGTGACCCTACGCGCACCGGCGGAGTTTGAGGACATGAGCGAGATACGGGGTACGGTCGTGGCCATGCGCCAGGGGGCGCCGGTGACCATCGGCCAGATCGCCCGGGTGTTGGACACGTACGAAAGGCTGACAGAGATCGAGCGTATCAACGGCGTTCGGGGCATTCGCGTCGCCATCCGCAAGGAGGCGACGGCCAACACCGTGGAGGTTTCGCGACGGATCCTGGAAGAAATCAGGGAAATCAACGCCGCCTATCCGCACATCAAGGTCGTGCCGGTGATCAATCAGGGGAATTTCATCGAGCGATCTATCGCCAACGTAGCCCGTTCCGTCTTCTACGGTGGCGGATTGGCCATCGTCGTGCTTCTGCTCTTTCTTCGAAACATTCGCAGCACGATCGTCATCTCCCTGGCTATTCCCATTTCGGTCATCGCGACGTTCGCCGTGCTGTTCTTCGGCGGCTTTACGCTGAACCTGATGACCCTGGGCGGCCTGGCGCTGGGCGTCGGGATGATGGTGGATAACTCGATCGTCGTCCTGGAGAACATATTCCGCCGACGCGATCAAGAGCACGAAGGGAAATATGAGGCGGCCGTTCGGGGAACCGGTGAAGTGGCGTCGGCAGTGATCGCCAGCACCATCACGACGCTGGTCATTTTTCTCCCCCTGGTCTTTGTCCGTGGCGTCACGGGGATCCTCTTCCAGGAATTGGCATTCGTCATTGTCTTCTCCCTGGCGTGCTCGCTGCTGGTTTCGCTAACCCTGATTCCCATGCTCGCTTCGAGGCTGGTCGAGTCTCCCGAGGAGCTTCATCGCAGGCATGCCGGCCGCTGGGCATGGATCGGACGGCTGTCGGACATGAGCGAGCGAGCCTTCGATGCGCTGAATGACGCGTACGCCAACCTCCTGCGGTCCGTGCTGTCGGCGCGCATACTCACTTGCGTAACGGCCGCAGTCCTGCTGGGTGCCAGCCTTCTGCTCATTCCGCTCATCGGAACCGAGTTTCTACCGCCCAGCGACGAAGGAGAAGTACGCGTCAGCGGTGAGATGGAAGTCGGTACCAAGCTGGAGCTTGTCGATCGGCAGACGAGGCGCATGGAAGAAATCGTTACCGAGGCGGTGCCCGAAGCCGTGGCGATCGTCGCGGAGGCACAGGAAAACGCCGAGGCTGACCTGCGGATTTCCTTGCTTCCTGTCGCGCAGCGGACCCGATCGAATATCGCCGTGGCCGATGATCTGCGGGGGCGACTTCTGGGCAACATTCCCGGAATGGAGATCCGCGTACGTGCTCCGCAGGGGCAGTTTCTTCTCGATCGTATTCTGGGCGGATCGGAAGGAATCATCGTGGAGATTCGGGGTTATGAACTGGGCGTGCTCGATGCATTGGCGGAGCGCGCCGCCGAGCGCATTCGTGACGTCCCGGGCGTGACCGACATCGACATCAGTCGCAAGGCAGGCATTCCCCAGGAGGAGCTTTCCGTCAATCGCGAGAAAGCTGCCGATCTCGGGCTGAGCGTCCGTGATGTTGCCGAGGCCCTGGAGACGGCGGTAGCAGGGACGGAAGCAGGCGAATTCCGCAGCGCGGGGGACTCTCACCGCATCCTCGTGCAACTCCAAGATGCCGAGAAGAAGTCGATCGATGAGGTGCTCGATCTGACCTTGAGCACCTCTTCCGGCGAACAGGTGGCTCTTCGCAACGTTGTCTCCACGACAGCCAGCCGCGGTCCGATCCAGATTGATCGTAAGGACCAGCAACGTCTGGCGACCGTAACGGCCAACATTGCCGATCGCGATCTCGGAAGCGTTGCAAGTGACATACAGGCTATGCTGGCGGCCATTCCTCGACCGGCCGGATATGAATTCCGACTCGCCGGAAACTATGAAGAACAGCAGGAGGCATTTCAGGAGTTACTTCTTACGCTCGCCATGGCCGTGGTTCTGGTTTACATGGTGCTGGCCTGCCAGTATGAGTCCTTGAGAGACCCGATCGTCGTAATGATGTCGGTTCCCATGGCCGTCATCGGCGTTCTCGTGACACTCTTCCTGACGGACACCACGCTGAATATCCAGTCGTATATCGGGTGCATTATGCTGGGCGGAATTGTTGTAAACAACGCGATTTTACTGGTTGATCAGGCTGGTAGGCTTCGGCGTGAGGGCATGGATACCCGAGCGGCCGTGAGCGTTGCCGGCCGCCGACGTTTGCGCCCCATACTGATGACAACGACGACGACTATCCTCGGGCTCCTGCCCCTGGCACTGGGCATAGGCGAGGGCGCCGACGCACAAGCTCCGTTGGCTCGTGCCGTCGTGGGTGGCTTGCTCTTCTCAACGCTGGTTACGCTTGTCCTCGTTCCTGCGGTTTACAGTCTCATTCACTCGGATTCACTTATGCAGAAGGCTGGCAATGTCGATCCAGCCGCACCCGCCGAAGGCGGGCACGCTCATTGA
- a CDS encoding efflux RND transporter periplasmic adaptor subunit, with the protein MQDIRVLSGTLEASTRFDVAAKVGGLIRKINVDLGDDVPRGEVVAELDDEEFVQAAAQANAELAVRKAELLQAQAELDRVTYDFNRLDALRERGVASEVEFSEVTTQLASRKAAVALAEARVRQAAAALEIANIQLGYTSVRAAWQGGPDRGTVGMRYEDAGDTLQPGDPILAIVGLDPLKAVVSVTEGDYAQLKVGQEATLTTDARPGEEFEAEVIRIAPVFRESSRQALIELRVENPRHLLRPGMFVRVRVVLREAHAETIVPAAALVQRGGREVVFAADVDKGLVSEHPVETGIVRGDRVQIIRPQLTGYVVVLGQHLLEDGAAITVAETAEPEFE; encoded by the coding sequence ATGCAGGATATACGAGTCCTCAGCGGTACGCTCGAAGCATCGACGCGGTTCGACGTCGCCGCCAAAGTTGGCGGCCTGATTCGGAAGATCAACGTGGATCTGGGGGATGATGTTCCACGGGGCGAGGTCGTTGCCGAGCTGGACGACGAGGAGTTCGTACAGGCCGCGGCGCAGGCGAACGCTGAACTCGCCGTGCGCAAAGCTGAGCTGCTCCAGGCTCAAGCAGAACTCGACCGGGTAACCTACGATTTCAATCGGCTTGATGCCTTGCGCGAGCGCGGCGTGGCTTCGGAGGTCGAGTTCAGCGAGGTCACGACCCAACTAGCATCGCGTAAGGCCGCAGTGGCCTTGGCCGAGGCACGGGTGCGACAGGCGGCTGCGGCTCTCGAAATCGCCAACATCCAACTCGGATACACGAGCGTGCGCGCTGCCTGGCAAGGCGGCCCCGATCGTGGAACCGTGGGGATGCGCTACGAAGACGCAGGCGACACATTGCAGCCCGGCGATCCCATTTTGGCAATCGTGGGGCTCGACCCGCTTAAGGCGGTCGTTTCTGTTACGGAAGGGGACTACGCTCAGCTGAAAGTCGGACAGGAGGCGACACTGACAACGGACGCCCGCCCGGGTGAAGAATTCGAAGCGGAAGTCATCCGAATCGCCCCGGTCTTCCGTGAGTCATCACGACAGGCGCTCATCGAGCTCCGCGTGGAAAACCCGCGTCACTTGCTTCGTCCCGGCATGTTCGTTCGCGTGCGCGTGGTACTGCGCGAGGCGCATGCGGAGACGATTGTTCCGGCTGCCGCACTTGTGCAGCGAGGTGGTCGGGAGGTGGTATTTGCGGCGGACGTGGATAAGGGCCTTGTTTCGGAGCATCCCGTCGAAACCGGGATTGTACGGGGTGATCGCGTCCAGATCATTCGTCCGCAGCTGACCGGCTACGTCGTGGTTCTCGGGCAGCATCTTCTGGAAGATGGCGCCGCGATTACGGTAGCTGAAACCGCGGAACCAGAATTCGAATGA
- a CDS encoding lysophospholipid acyltransferase family protein yields the protein MQTNEDLFEQSLDSLGVTLGVSNDEMALIPPEGPLLIAANHPHGMLDGLLLAAAVSRVRTDVKILANTMLGMIPELREHLITVDPYGGPEAHVSNIGAMRAAAEWLRQRGALIVFPAGDVAHLRLSSRSVDESEWSPTVARLIRRFEATVVPAFIDGRNSSAFQFLGLLHPRVRTALMVRELLNKRGSTIWLRLGTPIPVQTSKRRESAASLTGYMRFRTFLLGRTHSAAPPVPPNRTLAPVAAPEPIENVRREIGEQGEFELVRAGPLRVYCCPAARIPRALREIGRLRECTFRAVGEGSGLSIDLDRFDSYYQHLLLWDDERGQVAGAYRLGLTDEIVAQFGISGLYTNTLFRYGKRLLRQLGPAVELGRSFVTPEYQRSYAALLLLWKGIAAFVRLNPRYRVLLGAVSISAEYDSMTKRLLMAFLRANHRDRNLSGLVIPRRPPRFPRLRPAETRLLKVMARTIDDAESLVREIEQNRRGVPVLVRQYLQLNAKLLGFNIDREFGDVLDGLFYVDLTRVDKRVLARYMGLEAAEAFLSAHALPVAQSLGTYEPV from the coding sequence TTGCAAACAAACGAGGACTTGTTTGAGCAATCGTTGGACAGTTTGGGCGTGACGCTCGGCGTTTCCAATGACGAAATGGCGCTGATTCCTCCGGAGGGACCGCTACTCATCGCGGCGAACCACCCCCATGGAATGCTCGACGGCTTGCTCCTCGCAGCAGCGGTCAGCCGGGTGCGCACAGATGTGAAAATCCTCGCAAACACGATGCTGGGGATGATACCCGAGCTTCGTGAACATCTGATTACGGTTGATCCGTACGGCGGGCCGGAAGCTCATGTCTCAAATATCGGCGCCATGCGCGCGGCGGCGGAATGGCTGCGGCAGCGCGGCGCCCTGATCGTATTTCCTGCCGGGGATGTGGCGCACCTGCGGCTGTCCTCCCGTTCCGTGGACGAATCGGAATGGAGCCCGACCGTAGCCCGTCTCATCCGTCGTTTCGAGGCAACGGTTGTCCCTGCTTTCATCGATGGAAGAAATAGCTCTGCCTTTCAGTTCCTTGGATTGCTGCACCCGCGCGTTCGTACCGCGTTGATGGTTCGCGAGCTCTTGAACAAGCGGGGCTCCACAATCTGGTTGCGCCTCGGGACCCCCATTCCAGTCCAGACATCGAAACGTCGGGAGTCTGCGGCGTCGTTGACGGGATATATGCGGTTTCGGACCTTTCTGCTTGGTCGAACGCACTCTGCTGCTCCACCGGTTCCTCCGAATCGAACGCTGGCTCCTGTGGCGGCGCCGGAGCCGATCGAGAATGTTCGACGAGAAATCGGTGAGCAAGGTGAGTTCGAGCTGGTCAGAGCGGGCCCGCTTCGCGTTTATTGCTGCCCGGCGGCGCGGATCCCGCGCGCGTTGCGGGAAATCGGCCGTCTGCGGGAATGCACATTCCGGGCCGTGGGAGAAGGCAGCGGCCTGAGCATCGATCTCGATCGATTCGATTCATACTACCAGCACCTGCTGCTCTGGGATGATGAGCGAGGGCAGGTGGCCGGTGCATATCGGTTGGGACTGACGGACGAAATTGTCGCGCAATTCGGCATCTCCGGTTTGTACACGAATACGCTATTCCGCTACGGCAAGCGACTCCTGAGGCAACTTGGTCCCGCCGTCGAGTTGGGACGCTCGTTTGTGACGCCCGAGTATCAGCGCTCGTACGCCGCTTTGCTGCTGCTGTGGAAGGGAATCGCGGCGTTCGTGCGACTCAATCCCCGTTATCGCGTGCTGCTCGGTGCGGTCAGCATCAGCGCCGAATACGACTCGATGACAAAGCGACTGTTGATGGCCTTCCTCCGCGCAAACCACCGTGACCGTAATCTCTCGGGGCTGGTCATCCCCCGCCGGCCGCCGCGTTTTCCTCGTTTGCGTCCGGCCGAGACCCGGCTCCTGAAGGTAATGGCTAGAACCATCGATGACGCAGAATCGCTGGTTCGTGAAATCGAACAGAACCGACGTGGCGTCCCCGTGCTCGTACGGCAATATTTACAGCTCAACGCCAAGCTGCTCGGCTTCAACATCGATCGCGAGTTCGGAGACG